Proteins found in one Kineosporia sp. NBRC 101731 genomic segment:
- a CDS encoding ATP-binding cassette domain-containing protein — protein sequence MTATTVTKDLISVEDVSLSFGSVRALRDVSLTLQPGEITALVGDNGAGKSTLVRCLSGIHRPDAGTIRFDGQPTHFSTPQDARNAGIETVHQNLALVEDLTVWQNLFLNREIVHGFGPLAILDKRAMKREAQRMVSTLAVNVPSVTSTVRRLSGGQRQAVSICRAAGFSSQLVIMDEPTAALGVQETERVESLITRLREDGHAVLLISHNFAQVMRLADHVWVMRAGRCVAGRRIAQTTGEEIVALITGAQQS from the coding sequence GTGACCGCGACCACCGTGACGAAAGACCTCATCAGCGTCGAGGACGTCTCGCTCTCCTTCGGCAGCGTCCGCGCCCTGCGCGATGTCTCCCTCACCCTGCAGCCCGGCGAGATCACCGCGCTGGTCGGTGACAACGGCGCCGGGAAGTCCACCCTGGTGCGGTGTCTCAGTGGCATCCACCGCCCGGACGCCGGAACGATCCGGTTCGACGGGCAGCCGACGCACTTCTCCACCCCCCAGGACGCACGCAACGCCGGCATCGAGACCGTGCACCAGAATCTGGCCCTGGTCGAAGACCTCACCGTCTGGCAGAACCTGTTCCTGAACCGCGAGATCGTGCACGGCTTCGGGCCGCTGGCGATCCTCGACAAACGCGCCATGAAGCGTGAGGCACAGCGCATGGTCTCAACGCTGGCGGTCAACGTGCCCAGCGTCACCTCCACCGTGCGTCGCCTGTCGGGCGGCCAGCGCCAGGCCGTCTCCATCTGCCGCGCCGCCGGATTCAGCTCCCAGCTGGTGATCATGGACGAGCCGACCGCGGCCCTGGGCGTACAGGAGACCGAGCGCGTCGAGAGCCTCATCACCAGGCTCCGCGAGGACGGCCACGCCGTGCTGCTGATCAGCCACAACTTCGCCCAGGTCATGCGCCTGGCCGACCACGTCTGGGTGATGCGCGCCGGCCGCTGCGTGGCCGGACGCCGGATCGCACAGACCACCGGCGAGGAGATCGTCGCGCTGATCACCGGCGCCCAGCAGTCCTGA